Proteins encoded within one genomic window of Mesorhizobium sp. AR10:
- the gltB gene encoding glutamate synthase large subunit, whose product MADMTHSATNGPAAQTKAPAVKNPFRTQNGFAAHGLYDPRNEHDACGVGFIVNMKGVKSHQIVKDGLAVLENLTHRGAVGADPLIGDGAGVLVQLPDRFFREEMAAQGIELPPSGQYGVGHWFMPQDAALRSHIEDIIAESAQSEGLPLIGFRDVPVDNSSLSKAPDIVASEPFHRQIFIGRTADITDDEEYEARLYLLRKVISGRIYAENDNKDIGSYCVSLSARTIVYKGMFLAYQVGAYYKDLTDPRFETALILVHQRFSTNTFPSWKLAHPYRMVAHNGEINTVRGNNNWMAARQASVDSELFGNNISKLWPISYEGQSDTACFDNALEFLFQGGYSLSHAMMMLIPEAWAGNKLMDADRKAFYEYHAALMEPWDGPAAVVFTDGRQIGATLDRNGLRPARYIVTDDDRVIMASEAGVLPVPEERIVKKWRLQPGRMLLIDLEKGRIVSDEEIKSEIATKHPYKTWLANTQLILEDLKPVEPRALRKDVSLLDRQQAFGYSQEDTKLLMSPMATTGQEAVGSMGTDTPISAMSDKSKLLYTYFKQNFAQVTNPPIDPIREELVMSLVSFIGPRPNIFDLVGSSRRKRLEVRQPILTNGDLEKIRSIGHTEDRFDTKTIDITYGSNEGAGGMQGAIDRLCERSEAAVAGGYNIIILSDRQVGPDRIAIPALLATAAVHHHLIRKGLRTSVGLVVESGEPREVHHFCCLAGYGAEAINPYLAFDTLLDMHKRGELPKEVDAYEVVSRYIKSIGKGILKVMSKMGISTYQSYCGAQIFDAIGLKTDFVQQYFTGTATLIEGVGLDEIAAETLSRHTDGFGNDPVLRNSLEVGGEYLFRMRGEAHIWSPDAVATLQHAVRQGSWETFKDYSAQIDSETARAQTIRGLFRIKPAEETGRKTVGLDEVMPAADIVKRFSTGAMSFGSISREAHTTLARAMNQIGGKSNTGEGGEEADRYLPLPGGGKNPERSAIKQVASGRFGVTAEYLVNSDMMQIKVAQGAKPGEGGQLPGHKVDATIAKVRHSTPGVGLISPPPHHDIYSIEDLAQLIYDLKNVNPAADVSVKLVSEVGVGTVAAGVAKARADHITISGYDGGTGASPLTSLKHAGSPWEMGLAETHQTLVLNGLRSRVALQVDGGLRTGRDVIIGALLGADEFGFSTAPLIAAGCIMMRKCHLNTCPVGVATQDPVLRKRFKGTPEHVINFFFYVAEEVRALLAEMGYTHIDQIIGDTDLLEKRELIQHWKARGLDFGKMFFKPDAPHEAVHWTERQKHPIDHVLDRKLIELAKPALESKQPVKIEVDIRNVDRSTGAMLSGEVAKRFKHKGLREDTISVKLTGTAGQSFGAFLARGISFELVGAGNDYVGKGLSGGRIVIRPPEEAKIVAAESIIVGNTVLYGATEGEAYFAGVAGERFAVRNSGVAAVVEGVGDHGCEYMTGGIVVVIGQTGRNFAAGMSGGVAYVLDEAGDFAERCNMAMVELEPVPEEDDLMERLLHHGGDLDHKGRVDVSGDMTSHDEERLYQLISNHVHYTGSVRGREILDDWTTFRPKFRKIMPVEYRRALIEMERMRMGVAAE is encoded by the coding sequence ATGGCGGACATGACGCACTCTGCGACGAACGGCCCGGCCGCGCAGACGAAAGCGCCAGCCGTCAAAAATCCGTTCCGAACCCAAAACGGCTTTGCCGCACACGGCCTCTACGATCCGCGCAACGAACATGATGCCTGCGGCGTCGGCTTCATCGTCAACATGAAGGGCGTGAAGTCGCACCAGATCGTCAAGGACGGGCTCGCCGTACTCGAAAACCTGACGCATCGCGGTGCCGTCGGCGCCGATCCGCTGATCGGCGATGGCGCCGGCGTGCTGGTGCAGCTTCCAGACCGGTTCTTCCGCGAGGAGATGGCAGCCCAGGGCATCGAACTGCCGCCGTCGGGTCAGTACGGCGTCGGACACTGGTTCATGCCGCAGGACGCCGCCCTGCGCTCCCATATCGAGGACATCATCGCCGAATCGGCGCAGTCCGAGGGGCTTCCGCTCATCGGGTTCCGTGACGTGCCCGTCGACAACTCGTCCCTGTCGAAGGCTCCTGATATCGTGGCGTCCGAGCCGTTCCATCGGCAGATATTCATCGGTCGCACAGCCGACATTACCGACGACGAGGAGTACGAGGCCAGGCTCTATTTGCTGCGCAAGGTCATATCGGGCCGCATCTACGCCGAGAACGACAACAAGGACATCGGTTCCTATTGCGTGTCGCTGTCGGCGCGCACCATCGTCTACAAGGGCATGTTCCTGGCCTACCAGGTCGGTGCCTACTACAAGGACCTGACCGATCCGCGTTTTGAGACCGCGCTGATCCTCGTCCACCAGCGCTTCTCGACCAACACCTTCCCGTCGTGGAAGCTAGCGCATCCCTACCGCATGGTCGCGCACAATGGCGAGATCAACACGGTGCGCGGCAACAACAACTGGATGGCGGCGCGTCAGGCGTCCGTCGATTCCGAACTGTTCGGCAACAACATCTCCAAGCTCTGGCCGATCTCCTACGAGGGACAGTCGGACACCGCCTGCTTCGACAATGCGCTCGAGTTCCTATTCCAGGGCGGATATAGCCTCAGCCATGCCATGATGATGCTGATCCCGGAAGCCTGGGCCGGCAACAAGCTCATGGATGCCGATCGCAAGGCTTTCTATGAATACCATGCCGCGCTGATGGAGCCGTGGGATGGACCGGCAGCGGTCGTCTTCACCGATGGCCGCCAGATCGGCGCCACGCTCGACCGCAATGGACTGCGCCCGGCACGCTATATCGTCACCGACGATGACCGCGTCATCATGGCGTCGGAAGCCGGCGTGCTGCCGGTGCCGGAGGAGAGGATCGTCAAGAAGTGGCGGCTACAGCCCGGCCGCATGCTGCTGATCGACCTGGAGAAGGGGCGCATCGTTTCCGATGAGGAGATCAAGTCGGAGATCGCCACCAAGCATCCCTACAAGACCTGGCTCGCCAACACGCAACTCATCCTGGAAGACCTGAAGCCGGTGGAGCCGCGCGCGTTGCGCAAGGATGTCAGCCTGCTCGATCGCCAGCAGGCCTTTGGCTACAGCCAGGAAGACACCAAGCTGTTGATGTCGCCGATGGCGACGACCGGCCAGGAAGCCGTGGGATCGATGGGCACCGACACGCCGATCTCGGCCATGTCGGACAAGTCGAAGCTGCTCTACACCTATTTCAAGCAGAACTTCGCCCAGGTCACCAACCCGCCGATCGACCCGATCCGCGAGGAGTTGGTGATGAGCCTGGTGTCGTTCATCGGGCCGCGGCCCAACATCTTCGACCTCGTCGGCAGTTCACGCCGCAAGCGGCTTGAGGTGCGCCAGCCGATCCTGACCAACGGCGATCTGGAAAAGATCCGCTCAATCGGCCACACCGAGGACCGCTTCGACACCAAGACGATCGACATCACCTATGGCTCGAACGAGGGCGCCGGCGGCATGCAGGGCGCCATCGACCGGCTCTGCGAGCGCTCGGAAGCGGCTGTGGCCGGTGGCTACAACATCATCATCCTGTCGGATCGCCAGGTCGGGCCGGACCGCATCGCCATCCCGGCACTGCTGGCGACGGCGGCTGTCCACCACCACCTGATCCGCAAGGGACTGCGCACCTCGGTCGGCCTCGTCGTCGAATCCGGCGAGCCGCGCGAAGTGCACCATTTCTGCTGCCTTGCCGGCTACGGCGCCGAGGCGATCAACCCTTACCTTGCCTTCGACACGCTGCTCGACATGCACAAGCGTGGGGAACTGCCGAAGGAGGTGGACGCCTACGAAGTCGTCTCGCGCTACATCAAGTCGATCGGCAAGGGCATCCTCAAGGTGATGTCCAAGATGGGTATCTCGACCTACCAGTCCTATTGCGGCGCGCAGATCTTCGACGCCATCGGCCTGAAGACCGATTTCGTGCAGCAGTACTTCACCGGCACCGCGACACTGATCGAGGGCGTCGGGCTGGACGAGATCGCAGCCGAGACGCTCAGCCGCCACACTGACGGTTTCGGCAACGACCCGGTGCTGCGTAACAGCCTCGAAGTCGGTGGCGAATACCTGTTCCGCATGCGCGGCGAGGCGCATATCTGGTCGCCCGACGCAGTCGCCACCTTGCAGCACGCCGTGCGCCAGGGTTCGTGGGAAACCTTCAAGGATTATTCCGCCCAGATCGACAGCGAGACGGCGCGGGCGCAAACCATTCGCGGCTTGTTCAGGATCAAGCCCGCGGAAGAGACCGGCCGCAAGACGGTCGGGCTCGACGAGGTCATGCCGGCGGCCGACATCGTCAAGCGATTCTCGACCGGGGCGATGTCCTTCGGCTCGATCTCCAGGGAGGCGCACACGACGCTGGCGCGGGCGATGAACCAGATCGGTGGCAAGTCGAACACCGGCGAGGGCGGCGAAGAGGCCGACCGCTATCTGCCGCTGCCAGGCGGCGGCAAGAACCCCGAACGTTCGGCGATCAAGCAGGTCGCTTCCGGGCGGTTCGGCGTGACGGCGGAATACCTGGTCAATTCCGACATGATGCAGATCAAGGTCGCGCAGGGTGCAAAGCCCGGTGAGGGCGGCCAGTTGCCCGGGCACAAGGTCGATGCGACCATCGCCAAGGTTAGGCATTCGACGCCGGGTGTCGGACTGATCTCGCCGCCGCCGCATCACGACATCTATTCGATCGAGGATCTGGCGCAGCTCATCTACGATCTGAAGAACGTCAATCCGGCAGCCGACGTCTCGGTCAAGCTGGTCTCCGAAGTCGGCGTCGGCACGGTAGCGGCGGGGGTCGCCAAGGCGCGCGCCGACCACATCACCATTTCCGGCTATGACGGCGGCACCGGCGCTTCGCCGCTGACCTCGCTCAAGCATGCCGGCAGCCCATGGGAAATGGGCCTTGCCGAGACGCATCAGACGCTGGTGCTCAACGGCCTGCGCTCGCGTGTCGCCTTGCAGGTCGATGGCGGCCTGCGTACCGGCCGCGATGTCATCATCGGCGCGCTGCTCGGCGCCGACGAATTCGGCTTCTCGACCGCGCCGCTGATCGCGGCCGGCTGCATCATGATGCGCAAGTGCCATCTCAACACCTGCCCGGTCGGCGTCGCAACGCAGGATCCGGTGCTGCGCAAGCGCTTCAAGGGCACACCGGAGCACGTCATCAACTTCTTCTTCTACGTGGCGGAAGAGGTCAGGGCGCTGCTCGCCGAGATGGGCTACACCCATATCGACCAGATCATCGGCGATACCGACCTGCTGGAAAAGCGCGAGCTGATCCAGCACTGGAAGGCGCGCGGGCTCGATTTCGGCAAGATGTTCTTCAAGCCCGACGCGCCGCATGAAGCGGTGCACTGGACCGAGCGGCAGAAGCATCCGATCGACCACGTGCTCGACCGCAAGCTGATCGAATTGGCCAAGCCGGCGCTCGAGAGCAAGCAGCCGGTCAAGATCGAGGTCGATATCCGCAATGTCGACCGTTCGACGGGCGCGATGCTGTCGGGCGAAGTGGCAAAGCGCTTCAAGCACAAAGGCCTGCGCGAAGACACGATCTCGGTCAAGCTTACCGGCACCGCCGGTCAGTCCTTCGGCGCCTTCCTGGCGCGCGGCATCTCGTTCGAACTCGTCGGCGCCGGCAACGACTATGTCGGCAAGGGCCTGTCGGGCGGACGCATCGTCATCCGGCCGCCGGAAGAGGCAAAGATCGTCGCGGCTGAATCCATCATCGTCGGCAATACGGTGCTCTATGGCGCGACCGAGGGCGAGGCCTATTTCGCCGGTGTCGCCGGGGAGCGTTTCGCCGTGCGCAACTCGGGCGTGGCCGCCGTCGTCGAAGGCGTCGGCGACCATGGCTGCGAGTACATGACCGGCGGCATCGTCGTCGTCATCGGCCAGACCGGCCGCAACTTCGCCGCCGGCATGTCGGGCGGCGTCGCCTATGTGCTCGACGAGGCGGGCGATTTCGCCGAGCGCTGCAACATGGCGATGGTCGAGCTGGAGCCGGTTCCGGAAGAAGACGATCTGATGGAAAGGCTGCTCCATCATGGCGGCGACCTCGACCACAAGGGTCGCGTCGACGTTTCCGGCGACATGACCAGCCATGACGAGGAGCGGCTCTACCAGCTGATCTCGAACCATGTGCACTACACGGGCTCGGTCAGGGGTCGCGAGATCCTTGACGACTGGACGACTTTCCGGCCGAAATTCCGGAAGATCATGCCGGTCGAGTACCGCCGCGCGCTGATCGAGATGGAACGCATGCGCATGGGCGTGGCTGCGGAATAG
- a CDS encoding glutamate synthase subunit beta, with amino-acid sequence MGKVTGFLEIDRQVHKYQPASDRIRHFREFTLPMSDKEVEKQAARCMDCGIPFCHGPTGCPIHNQIPDWNDLVYNGDWDNAIRNLHSTNNFPEFTGRICPAPCEEACTLNLEDIPVAIKTVEQAIADKAYETGHIRPYPPEKKTGKRVAIIGSGPAGMAAAQQLGRAGHDVHVYERESRPGGLMRYGIPDFKIEKHYIDRRIEQMQGEGVSFHCGVNVGVDKKVAELLAEYDAVLYCGGSETPRAAGIPGDDLGGVHDAMPYLVQQNKRVGGEPIQSVAWHSAPIVAGGQHVVVVGGGDTASDCVGTAFRQGAVRVTQLDIRPQPPEKEDKLSVWPYWATKMRTSSSQAEGAEREFQVATLEFIGEEGQLTGVKCCEVDDKRKPITGTEFVIRADLAFIAIGFAGPTTAGLVRELDGQMKIVTDSRRSKNVEANDRDYKTSVEKLYAAGDVRRGQSLVVWAIREGRQAARSIDEALMGSSVLPR; translated from the coding sequence ATGGGTAAGGTAACAGGGTTTCTCGAGATCGACCGGCAGGTGCACAAGTACCAGCCCGCCTCCGACCGCATCCGGCATTTCCGTGAATTCACGCTGCCGATGTCGGACAAGGAGGTCGAGAAACAGGCCGCACGCTGCATGGATTGCGGCATCCCGTTCTGCCATGGGCCGACCGGCTGTCCGATTCATAACCAGATTCCCGACTGGAACGACCTCGTCTACAATGGCGATTGGGACAATGCGATCCGCAACCTGCATTCGACCAACAACTTTCCCGAATTCACCGGCCGCATCTGTCCCGCACCTTGCGAGGAAGCTTGCACGCTGAACCTCGAGGACATTCCGGTCGCCATCAAGACCGTCGAGCAGGCGATCGCCGACAAGGCCTACGAAACCGGTCATATCCGGCCCTATCCGCCGGAGAAGAAGACCGGCAAGCGCGTCGCCATCATCGGCTCTGGTCCGGCTGGAATGGCGGCCGCCCAGCAGCTGGGCCGCGCCGGCCACGACGTCCATGTCTATGAGCGTGAGAGCCGGCCGGGCGGGCTGATGCGCTATGGCATCCCCGACTTCAAGATCGAGAAGCATTATATCGACCGGCGCATCGAGCAGATGCAGGGCGAGGGCGTGAGCTTCCATTGCGGCGTCAATGTCGGTGTCGACAAGAAGGTGGCGGAACTGCTCGCCGAATATGATGCGGTGCTCTATTGCGGCGGTTCGGAAACACCGCGCGCGGCCGGCATTCCCGGCGACGACCTCGGCGGCGTGCATGATGCGATGCCGTATCTGGTGCAGCAGAACAAGCGCGTTGGCGGTGAGCCGATCCAGTCGGTGGCGTGGCATTCGGCCCCGATCGTCGCCGGTGGCCAGCACGTCGTCGTCGTCGGCGGCGGCGACACCGCCTCCGACTGCGTCGGCACGGCCTTTCGCCAGGGCGCGGTGCGCGTCACCCAGCTCGACATCCGTCCGCAGCCGCCGGAAAAGGAAGACAAGCTCTCGGTCTGGCCCTACTGGGCAACCAAGATGCGCACCTCGTCCTCCCAGGCCGAAGGCGCCGAGCGCGAATTCCAGGTGGCGACGCTCGAATTCATCGGCGAAGAGGGTCAGCTGACCGGCGTCAAATGCTGTGAGGTCGATGACAAGCGCAAGCCGATCACCGGCACCGAATTCGTCATCCGCGCCGATCTGGCCTTCATCGCCATCGGCTTTGCCGGGCCGACCACCGCAGGGCTGGTTAGGGAATTGGACGGCCAGATGAAGATCGTCACCGACAGCCGGCGTTCGAAGAATGTCGAGGCCAACGATCGCGACTACAAGACCAGTGTCGAAAAGCTCTATGCTGCAGGTGACGTGCGTCGCGGCCAGTCGCTGGTCGTCTGGGCGATCCGTGAGGGTCGCCAGGCGGCCCGTTCGATCGACGAGGCGTTGATGGGATCGAGCGTGCTGCCCCGTTGA
- a CDS encoding DUF459 domain-containing protein yields the protein MGSVARIRVIVRRLPILLLAIAVLAVGVASAFHTPAIAQEQQPRGWSLRELLFPRRSERIEPPLDIQKAKPRLKARKPRAPRPPAEPEIPIVEKTPDARVVLVVGDFMAAGLAEGLVTAFAENPGVRIVARSNGSSGFVRDDFYNWPEQIKSLIEAEKPAAVVVMLGSNDRQQMRVNDVREQPRSENWTKEYERRTDALGKAVASTKVPFLWVGMPAFRVSKMTSDMLAFNDIYHSAAETNGGEFVDVWDGFVDENGAFVTTGPDINGQAVRLRSDDGINVSKAGKRKLAFYTEKPLMKILGLTAPGGVVTASAPAGAPVEVPSPVAAPIVVDRTVPMLLNDPALDGGSALLGAAAPAKTDANLPGEKLVIEGKASDASPGRADDFSWPPKNQPATAAASETTTAINR from the coding sequence TTGGGTTCGGTTGCGCGTATCCGGGTGATCGTTCGTCGCCTGCCGATCCTGCTTCTGGCCATTGCCGTACTGGCGGTCGGCGTCGCCAGCGCCTTTCACACGCCCGCCATTGCGCAGGAACAGCAGCCCCGCGGCTGGTCGTTGCGCGAGCTGTTGTTTCCGCGTCGTAGCGAGCGGATCGAACCGCCACTCGACATCCAGAAAGCAAAGCCGAGGCTCAAGGCAAGGAAACCCCGGGCTCCCCGCCCTCCCGCCGAACCCGAGATACCGATTGTCGAGAAGACACCGGATGCCCGCGTCGTCCTGGTGGTCGGCGATTTCATGGCAGCCGGCCTTGCCGAAGGCCTCGTTACCGCCTTTGCTGAAAATCCCGGCGTCAGGATCGTTGCACGCAGCAACGGCTCGTCCGGTTTCGTGCGAGATGATTTCTACAACTGGCCCGAACAGATCAAGTCGCTGATCGAGGCCGAGAAGCCGGCGGCCGTGGTCGTCATGCTGGGTTCCAACGACCGGCAGCAGATGCGGGTCAACGACGTGCGCGAACAGCCGCGATCCGAGAACTGGACCAAGGAATATGAGCGTCGGACCGATGCTCTGGGCAAAGCGGTTGCGTCAACCAAGGTGCCCTTCCTGTGGGTCGGCATGCCGGCTTTCCGGGTGTCGAAAATGACCTCCGACATGCTGGCCTTCAACGACATCTATCATTCGGCGGCCGAAACCAATGGCGGCGAATTCGTCGACGTCTGGGATGGATTCGTCGACGAGAACGGCGCCTTCGTCACCACCGGTCCCGATATCAACGGCCAGGCGGTGCGCCTGCGCTCCGATGACGGGATCAACGTGTCGAAGGCCGGCAAGCGCAAGCTCGCCTTCTATACAGAAAAGCCGCTGATGAAGATCCTGGGGCTGACAGCGCCCGGGGGCGTGGTGACGGCCTCTGCGCCGGCTGGCGCCCCCGTCGAGGTGCCGTCGCCCGTCGCCGCCCCTATCGTGGTCGACCGTACGGTGCCGATGTTGCTCAACGATCCGGCGCTTGACGGCGGCTCAGCGCTTCTCGGCGCCGCAGCTCCCGCGAAGACGGACGCAAATCTGCCGGGCGAAAAGCTCGTCATCGAAGGCAAGGCGTCCGATGCTTCACCGGGCCGCGCTGACGATTTTTCCTGGCCACCCAAGAACCAGCCTGCGACGGCAGCAGCCAGCGAAACGACGACGGCGATCAACCGTTAG
- a CDS encoding lytic murein transglycosylase — MSVRNAAKRFTSVMTAAGLSLALLMPAGPAFADAGFRQWVAGFRAAAVQSGVSGALYDQAFKNISDPDPVVLEKARTQPEFTAPAWDYFDNRVHDQSVAVGQQMARKWKPWLDRIEARFGVDRYVLLAIWSMESNYGEILKRDDVMRNVVRSLATLAYADQRRAKFARTQLIAALKILQTGDIDESHLSGSWAGAMGHTQFIPTSYQAYAVDMDGNGKRDIWNSIPDALATAANLLKKNGWQAGKTWGYEVRLPDGKKFPSGSKSLSQWQALGVVRASGKPFKSGADKATLKVPDGRGGPAFLMIKNFSVIKRYNNADKYALAVGLLADEIAGYGGLVQDWKRPFTKLSFEERQELQKRLSEHGLYDGKFDGKIGDGSKTAILAFQAKAGLTQDGYPSMEVLNWLRKK; from the coding sequence ATGTCCGTTCGCAACGCCGCAAAGCGCTTCACAAGCGTCATGACGGCCGCCGGCCTCTCGCTCGCCTTGCTGATGCCTGCCGGGCCTGCTTTTGCCGATGCCGGTTTCAGGCAATGGGTCGCCGGCTTCCGCGCCGCGGCCGTGCAGAGCGGCGTTTCCGGCGCCCTCTACGACCAGGCTTTCAAGAACATCAGCGATCCCGACCCGGTGGTGTTGGAAAAGGCGCGTACTCAGCCCGAATTCACCGCTCCTGCCTGGGACTATTTCGACAACCGCGTCCATGACCAGTCGGTCGCCGTCGGCCAGCAGATGGCACGGAAGTGGAAGCCCTGGCTGGACAGGATCGAGGCGAGATTCGGCGTCGACCGCTATGTACTGCTGGCGATCTGGTCTATGGAATCGAACTATGGCGAGATCCTCAAGCGCGATGACGTCATGCGCAACGTCGTGCGTTCGCTGGCAACCCTTGCCTATGCCGACCAGAGACGGGCGAAGTTTGCCCGCACCCAGCTGATCGCCGCGCTCAAGATATTGCAGACCGGCGACATCGACGAAAGCCATTTGAGCGGCTCCTGGGCCGGTGCGATGGGCCACACCCAGTTCATCCCGACCAGCTACCAGGCCTATGCGGTCGACATGGACGGCAATGGCAAGCGCGACATCTGGAATTCGATTCCCGACGCGCTGGCGACAGCCGCCAATCTGCTGAAGAAGAATGGCTGGCAGGCCGGCAAAACCTGGGGCTATGAGGTCAGGCTTCCCGATGGCAAGAAGTTCCCCAGCGGATCGAAGTCGCTGTCGCAATGGCAGGCGCTGGGCGTCGTCAGGGCCAGCGGCAAACCGTTCAAGAGCGGCGCCGACAAGGCCACGTTGAAGGTACCGGACGGCCGTGGCGGGCCGGCTTTCCTGATGATCAAGAACTTTTCGGTCATCAAGCGCTACAACAATGCCGACAAATATGCGCTGGCCGTCGGCCTTCTTGCCGACGAGATCGCCGGCTATGGCGGTCTTGTACAGGACTGGAAACGGCCCTTCACCAAGCTTTCCTTCGAGGAAAGGCAGGAGCTTCAGAAGCGGCTTTCAGAGCATGGCCTCTACGACGGCAAGTTCGATGGCAAGATCGGCGATGGGTCGAAAACCGCCATCCTGGCCTTCCAGGCAAAGGCCGGCTTGACCCAGGACGGGTATCCGAGCATGGAAGTGCTCAACTGGCTCAGGAAAAAATAG
- the galU gene encoding UTP--glucose-1-phosphate uridylyltransferase GalU — protein MKRVRKAVFPVAGLGTRFLPATKAIPKEMLTVVDRPVIQYVVDEAREAGIEHFIFVTGRNKAVIEDHFDVQFELYDTLAQRGKDDQLARLQRLQPAPGQTSFTRQQVPLGLGHAVWCARELVGDEPFALLLPDMIMQSEKSCMRDMVELYEETGNNIIAVQECDPAEAHKYGIVGRGEDTHHGFRITGMVEKPKTGTAPSNLYINGRYILQPEIFGILEGQEKGAGNEIQLTDAMLKLEKLQPFYGYHYQGRTFDCGSPEGFVEANVAFALWRSDMNKSMAGVIRTLLDEIEPAERQGVAL, from the coding sequence ATGAAGAGAGTTCGCAAGGCAGTTTTCCCGGTCGCCGGTCTCGGCACGCGGTTTCTTCCGGCCACCAAGGCCATTCCCAAGGAAATGCTGACTGTCGTCGACAGACCCGTCATCCAATATGTGGTCGACGAGGCGCGCGAAGCCGGCATCGAACATTTCATTTTCGTCACCGGCCGCAACAAGGCGGTCATCGAAGACCATTTCGACGTCCAGTTCGAGCTCTACGATACGCTCGCCCAGCGCGGCAAGGACGACCAGCTCGCCCGGCTGCAGCGGCTGCAGCCTGCACCGGGACAGACCAGCTTTACTCGCCAGCAGGTGCCGCTCGGCCTTGGCCACGCCGTTTGGTGCGCCCGCGAACTTGTCGGCGACGAGCCCTTCGCCCTGCTTTTGCCTGACATGATCATGCAATCGGAGAAAAGCTGCATGAGGGACATGGTCGAGCTCTATGAGGAGACCGGCAACAACATCATTGCGGTGCAGGAATGCGATCCGGCCGAGGCGCACAAATACGGCATCGTCGGCCGCGGTGAGGATACGCATCACGGTTTCCGCATCACCGGCATGGTCGAGAAGCCGAAGACCGGCACGGCGCCGTCCAATCTCTACATCAATGGACGCTACATCCTGCAGCCGGAGATCTTTGGGATTCTCGAAGGCCAGGAAAAGGGCGCCGGCAACGAGATCCAGCTCACCGACGCGATGCTGAAGCTGGAGAAGCTGCAGCCCTTCTATGGCTACCACTACCAGGGGCGTACATTCGATTGCGGATCGCCGGAAGGTTTCGTCGAAGCCAATGTGGCCTTCGCGCTGTGGCGCAGCGACATGAACAAGAGTATGGCCGGGGTCATCCGTACGCTTCTCGACGAGATCGAGCCCGCCGAGCGCCAAGGCGTCGCGCTTTAA